A region from the Colwellia sp. PAMC 21821 genome encodes:
- the rnhB gene encoding ribonuclease HII, which translates to MPAVKKVFPPFEYPVAYCIAGVDEVGRGPLVGDVVTAAVILDPDNPIEGLMDSKKLSEKKRQHLSGEIKQRAIAWSIGRASPEEIDTLNILHATMLAMQRAVQGLNVTPDYVLVDGNRCPTFAHESGNIASQSVVKGDARVSEISAASILAKVVRDDEMVALDKLYPYYGFAQHKGYPTKAHLEKIIEHGVLDCYRRSFKPVANVLANTATHNNN; encoded by the coding sequence ATGCCTGCAGTTAAAAAAGTTTTTCCGCCTTTTGAATATCCCGTAGCCTACTGTATCGCCGGTGTTGACGAAGTTGGACGAGGACCCTTAGTGGGTGATGTTGTCACCGCGGCCGTTATATTAGATCCTGATAATCCTATTGAAGGTTTAATGGACTCAAAAAAGCTTTCAGAAAAAAAGAGACAGCATTTATCGGGAGAAATTAAGCAACGTGCTATTGCTTGGTCGATTGGCCGTGCTTCTCCTGAAGAAATTGATACGCTTAATATTCTTCATGCCACCATGTTGGCGATGCAACGCGCTGTGCAAGGTTTAAATGTGACTCCTGATTATGTGTTGGTCGATGGTAACCGTTGCCCAACATTTGCCCATGAAAGTGGTAATATTGCCAGTCAAAGTGTAGTAAAAGGTGACGCGCGCGTATCAGAGATTAGTGCCGCATCTATTTTAGCTAAAGTCGTTAGAGATGACGAGATGGTCGCATTAGACAAACTTTATCCCTATTATGGTTTTGCACAGCATAAAGGTTACCCGACAAAAGCTCATCTAGAAAAAATTATCGAGCATGGGGTGCTCGACTGTTATCGTAGAAGTTTCAAACCTGTCGCGAATGTACTCGCTAATACAGCAACGCATAATAATAATTAG